The Nodosilinea sp. PGN35 genome has a window encoding:
- a CDS encoding DUF3488 and DUF4129 domain-containing transglutaminase family protein, which produces MVASRWLASSPLARPIPADEIEDSRLLRVLVQGLVTVGIGSVVVAAAGVTAASWWNLLAIPLSAVGATFSWQRRRDRNIAIKFFIAIGMLMALAAFFARLLEAPGDTRIVLAELLVQLQVLHSFDLPRRKDLGYSMMIGLILLGVAATISQTLAFAPLLLLFLALAVPVLRLDYQSRLGLEPVAWGEMKLRPTLGRFLGLMGLIVGLGLLIFIFLPRLPGYQIQNFPVSSVIDTPGDFSGEDILNSAYRNNQGDDGEGFGEGAGTIRGQGKATGPGVVDTISYYGFNQRMNQNLRGTMTPQVVMRVRSQAPGFWRVLAFDTYTGQGWDISRNDDVQTLRRSRFSAQTFLPMDPTLASTREVVQTYTLVSELPNLIPAMYQPKELYFPTREVAMDAEGSFRSPVILQEGMTYSVVSRVPFRDRTQLGQAGAIYPPGIRSHYLQVPEEILEPVRAKTEELLATSPIPLTNAYEKALYLAQALKQRYTIQPELPFFVAEQDLVESFLFQTQGGYPDHFSTVLTIMLRSIDIPARLVAGFGEGEFNPFTGFYVVRNTDAYALTEVYFPQYGWFGFDPIPGHELIPPSLRESETFSTVRRLWAWLAGWLPSPLVGFVDGLVTLLSDGIAYLIRTFDRLLNLGWVGIMLGIAIATALGFVAWLAFLGLRRGWRYRRLRQLAPTERLYQQMLTWFAHQGLGKTPAETPIEYGQRLYQQTKAQSAQAANEITHAYVRWRYGGEPQNLDYLGKKLQIIRQSGRSRQPLIRR; this is translated from the coding sequence ATGGTCGCTTCCCGCTGGCTGGCCTCTTCTCCTTTAGCCAGGCCTATCCCCGCCGATGAAATCGAAGACTCGCGGCTGCTGCGGGTGCTGGTGCAGGGGCTGGTAACGGTGGGTATTGGCTCGGTGGTGGTGGCCGCCGCTGGGGTGACCGCTGCCTCCTGGTGGAACCTGCTGGCCATTCCCCTGAGCGCGGTGGGGGCGACTTTTAGCTGGCAACGGCGGCGCGATCGCAACATTGCCATCAAATTTTTCATTGCCATTGGCATGCTGATGGCTCTGGCGGCGTTCTTTGCCCGGCTGCTCGAAGCCCCCGGCGACACCCGCATTGTTTTAGCTGAACTGCTGGTGCAGCTTCAGGTGCTGCACAGCTTTGACCTGCCCCGCCGCAAAGACCTGGGCTACTCGATGATGATCGGCCTGATTTTGCTGGGGGTGGCTGCCACCATTAGCCAGACCCTGGCTTTTGCGCCGCTGCTGCTGCTGTTTTTGGCGCTGGCGGTGCCGGTGCTGCGGCTCGACTACCAGTCGCGGCTGGGGCTAGAACCCGTCGCCTGGGGCGAAATGAAGCTGCGGCCTACTCTGGGTCGTTTTTTGGGGTTGATGGGGCTGATCGTCGGCCTGGGGCTGCTGATTTTTATCTTTTTGCCCCGGCTGCCGGGCTACCAGATTCAAAATTTTCCGGTGAGTTCGGTAATCGATACGCCAGGAGACTTTTCTGGGGAAGACATTCTCAACTCGGCCTACCGCAATAACCAGGGCGATGACGGGGAAGGCTTTGGGGAGGGGGCGGGCACCATTCGGGGCCAGGGCAAGGCCACCGGCCCTGGTGTGGTCGATACCATCTCCTACTACGGCTTTAACCAGCGGATGAACCAAAACCTGCGGGGCACCATGACCCCCCAGGTGGTGATGCGGGTCAGGTCGCAGGCCCCGGGCTTTTGGCGGGTGCTGGCCTTTGACACTTACACCGGCCAGGGCTGGGATATCTCCCGCAATGACGATGTACAGACGCTGCGGCGATCGCGATTTTCGGCCCAGACCTTTCTACCTATGGATCCCACCCTGGCCAGTACCCGCGAAGTGGTGCAGACCTATACCCTGGTCAGCGAACTGCCCAACCTGATTCCGGCCATGTATCAACCCAAGGAGCTGTACTTTCCCACCCGCGAGGTGGCGATGGATGCCGAGGGCAGCTTCCGATCGCCGGTCATTTTGCAGGAGGGCATGACCTATTCGGTGGTGTCGCGGGTGCCCTTTCGCGATCGCACTCAGCTAGGGCAGGCCGGTGCCATCTATCCTCCTGGCATTCGCTCCCATTACCTCCAGGTACCCGAGGAAATTCTAGAACCCGTACGGGCCAAAACCGAGGAGCTGCTGGCCACCTCCCCCATCCCCCTCACCAACGCCTACGAAAAGGCTCTCTACCTGGCCCAGGCTCTCAAACAGCGCTACACGATTCAGCCCGAGCTGCCCTTTTTTGTTGCCGAGCAAGACCTAGTCGAGAGCTTTCTGTTTCAAACCCAGGGCGGCTACCCCGACCACTTCTCCACGGTGCTGACCATCATGCTGCGCTCCATCGACATTCCGGCGCGGCTGGTGGCCGGGTTTGGCGAGGGCGAGTTTAACCCCTTTACGGGGTTTTACGTGGTGCGCAACACCGATGCCTATGCCCTCACTGAGGTCTACTTTCCTCAATACGGCTGGTTTGGCTTCGATCCTATCCCCGGCCACGAGCTGATTCCGCCCAGCCTGAGGGAGTCTGAAACCTTCAGCACGGTGCGCCGGCTTTGGGCCTGGCTGGCGGGCTGGCTGCCCTCTCCCCTGGTGGGCTTTGTCGATGGTTTAGTCACCCTGCTGAGCGACGGCATCGCGTACCTGATACGCACCTTTGATAGGCTGCTGAACCTGGGCTGGGTGGGCATTATGCTGGGGATTGCGATCGCCACCGCCCTCGGGTTTGTTGCCTGGCTGGCGTTCCTGGGCCTGCGCCGGGGCTGGCGCTACCGACGCCTGCGCCAGCTGGCCCCCACCGAGCGGCTATATCAACAAATGCTGACCTGGTTTGCCCACCAGGGCCTCGGCAAAACCCCCGCCGAAACCCCCATCGAGTACGGCCAGCGCCTCTACCAGCAGACCAAAGCCCAGAGCGCCCAGGCCGCCAACGAAATCACCCACGCCTACGTGCGCTGGCGCTACGGCGGCGAACCCCAAAACCTCGACTACTTAGGTAAAAAATTGCAGATCATTCGCCAGAGCGGCAGGTCTCGCCAACCGTTAATTCGCCGCTAA
- the apcB gene encoding allophycocyanin subunit beta: MRDAVTTLIKTYDNTGRYLDNSALDSIKSYFDSGLDRIKAAAVISANAAGIVKEAGVTLFAQVPELIRPGGNAYTTRRYAACLRDMDYYLRYGSYALVAGNPDVLDERVLTGLRETYNSLGVPIAPTVMGIQLMKDIVKAKVQEAGVADPAVVDYPFDYMTRSLSEISI, encoded by the coding sequence ATGCGGGACGCTGTCACCACGCTAATCAAGACCTACGACAACACCGGACGCTATCTCGACAACAGCGCCCTCGACTCGATTAAGTCCTACTTTGACAGCGGTCTCGATCGCATCAAGGCGGCGGCGGTAATCAGCGCCAATGCCGCTGGCATTGTTAAAGAGGCGGGAGTAACGCTGTTTGCCCAAGTGCCCGAGCTGATTCGCCCCGGCGGCAATGCCTACACCACCCGCCGCTACGCCGCCTGCCTGCGCGACATGGACTACTACCTGCGCTACGGCAGCTATGCCCTGGTGGCGGGCAACCCCGACGTGCTCGACGAGCGGGTGCTCACCGGCCTGCGCGAAACCTACAATTCTCTGGGTGTGCCCATCGCCCCCACGGTTATGGGTATCCAGCTGATGAAAGATATCGTCAAGGCCAAGGTGCAGGAAGCTGGCGTGGCCGACCCCGCCGTCGTAGACTACCCCTTCGACTATATGACTCGTTCCCTGAGCGAGATCAGCATCTAG
- a CDS encoding aspartate aminotransferase family protein, with protein sequence MLKTLVQNSLKSFSTSASDPQFSPAQFDADVMTTYGRFPIALTKGRGSVVWDDQGRRYLDFVAGIATCTLGHAHPAMVEAVTQQMQTLHHVSNLYYIPEQGALAHWLVEHSCCDRVFFCNSGAEANEGAIKLARKYAHTQRGIANPLIITAQASFHGRTLATVTATGQPKYQKNFDPLMPGFAYVPYNDIAALESLVAELDADTPQVAAILLEALQGEGGVCPGEAAYFQRIRQLCDEKGILLILDEVQVGMGRTGTLWGFENLGIEPDIFTSAKGLGGGIPIGALLCKAHCAVFEPGDHASTFGGNPFACKVGLTVCETLESEHLLGNVKLRGEQLRFGLQRLVQQYPALLEQVRGWGLINGLVLQADSTVKSVDIVKAAMDEGLLLVPAGPQVVRFVPPLNVSADEVQQALMAVEKAVAMLVKQENA encoded by the coding sequence ATTCTCAAAACCCTCGTCCAAAACTCCCTCAAGTCGTTCAGCACCTCGGCCAGCGACCCCCAGTTCTCCCCGGCTCAGTTCGACGCCGACGTGATGACCACCTACGGTCGCTTCCCGATCGCGTTGACTAAAGGCCGAGGCAGCGTTGTCTGGGATGACCAGGGTCGTCGCTACCTCGACTTTGTGGCGGGCATCGCCACCTGCACCCTGGGCCACGCCCACCCGGCGATGGTCGAGGCTGTGACCCAGCAGATGCAAACTCTGCACCACGTCTCTAACCTCTACTACATTCCTGAGCAGGGGGCGCTGGCCCACTGGCTGGTCGAGCATTCCTGCTGCGATCGCGTCTTTTTCTGCAACTCCGGGGCCGAGGCCAACGAGGGCGCGATCAAGCTGGCCCGCAAGTACGCCCATACCCAGCGGGGCATTGCCAATCCCCTGATTATTACCGCCCAGGCCAGCTTCCACGGGCGCACCCTGGCCACCGTTACCGCCACCGGCCAGCCCAAGTACCAAAAGAACTTTGATCCGCTGATGCCGGGGTTTGCCTACGTCCCCTACAACGACATCGCGGCCCTGGAGTCGCTGGTGGCCGAGCTCGACGCCGACACCCCCCAGGTCGCCGCCATCCTGCTCGAAGCCCTGCAAGGGGAAGGGGGCGTGTGCCCCGGCGAGGCCGCCTACTTTCAGCGCATCCGCCAGCTCTGCGACGAAAAGGGCATTCTGCTGATCCTCGACGAGGTGCAGGTGGGCATGGGCCGCACCGGCACCCTGTGGGGCTTTGAGAATTTGGGCATTGAACCCGATATCTTCACCTCAGCCAAGGGGCTCGGCGGCGGCATTCCGATCGGCGCGCTGCTGTGTAAGGCCCACTGTGCGGTGTTCGAACCCGGCGATCACGCCAGCACCTTTGGCGGCAACCCCTTTGCCTGCAAAGTCGGCCTCACCGTCTGCGAAACCCTGGAATCTGAGCACCTGCTGGGCAACGTCAAGCTGCGCGGCGAGCAGCTGCGCTTTGGCCTGCAACGCCTGGTGCAGCAGTACCCAGCGCTGCTAGAGCAGGTGCGCGGCTGGGGGTTGATTAATGGTCTGGTGCTTCAGGCTGACTCTACCGTCAAGTCAGTAGATATTGTTAAGGCGGCGATGGATGAAGGCCTGCTGCTGGTGCCAGCCGGGCCGCAGGTGGTGCGCTTTGTGCCGCCGCTCAATGTCAGTGCCGATGAGGTGCAGCAGGCACTCATGGCGGTAGAAAAGGCGGTAGCGATGCTCGTTAAGCAAGAGAATGCTTAG
- the hetZ gene encoding heterocyst differentiation protein HetZ, with amino-acid sequence MDSLSQLFYHDLKNGTGAPESGCRAMAQRLANEVQRICHESDRIQSSGDVEAWAKSLGKHRLDQCFKYYNLGSRQGRVELHSTLSAVVYRYITPPQVQTSYPARLALIEDFLQGFYVEALNAFRRENQLGDRYQPRTLLELAEFMAFSERYGKRRIPLPGRRSQQLIILRAQTFSKQQPPEVAIDIEQATDYGGEGDDVRPAASHQRVREEMIAQADDLPENSLRGRVVEELLAYLKERNQDECADYFTLRLLDLPTHEIEALLGLTPRQRDYLQQRFKYHLLRFALSHHWELVHEWLEAGLETNLGLTAQQWQQLQDNLSAKQAKLLALKQQGIADGEAAKILGITATQFQKQWTKLLEHAWEIRNV; translated from the coding sequence GTGGATTCGCTTAGCCAGCTTTTCTACCACGATCTAAAGAATGGCACTGGGGCCCCAGAGTCTGGGTGCCGGGCTATGGCCCAGCGGCTGGCCAACGAGGTGCAGCGCATCTGCCATGAGAGCGATCGCATCCAGTCCTCCGGCGATGTCGAGGCCTGGGCCAAGTCCCTGGGCAAGCACCGTTTAGATCAGTGCTTTAAGTACTACAACCTGGGTTCGCGCCAGGGCCGCGTTGAGCTGCACAGCACTCTCAGCGCCGTTGTGTACCGCTACATAACACCGCCCCAGGTGCAGACCAGCTATCCGGCTCGACTGGCGCTGATCGAAGATTTTTTACAGGGATTCTACGTTGAGGCGCTGAATGCCTTTCGGCGCGAAAATCAGCTGGGCGATCGCTACCAGCCCCGCACCCTGCTGGAGCTGGCCGAGTTCATGGCCTTCTCCGAGCGCTACGGCAAGCGGCGCATTCCTCTGCCCGGTCGGCGCAGCCAGCAGCTGATTATTCTGCGGGCCCAGACCTTCTCGAAGCAGCAGCCCCCCGAGGTCGCCATCGACATTGAGCAGGCCACCGACTACGGCGGCGAGGGCGACGACGTGCGCCCGGCGGCCTCTCACCAGCGGGTGCGCGAAGAAATGATCGCCCAGGCCGACGACCTGCCCGAAAACTCCCTGCGGGGGCGGGTGGTCGAAGAGCTGCTGGCCTACCTCAAGGAGCGCAATCAGGACGAGTGCGCCGACTACTTTACCCTGCGGCTGCTCGATCTGCCCACCCACGAAATTGAGGCCCTGCTGGGGTTGACCCCCCGTCAGCGCGACTACTTACAGCAGCGATTTAAGTACCACCTGCTGCGCTTTGCCCTGTCCCACCACTGGGAACTCGTTCACGAATGGTTAGAGGCTGGTCTAGAGACTAATCTGGGCCTGACTGCCCAGCAGTGGCAGCAGCTGCAAGACAACCTCAGCGCTAAGCAGGCCAAGCTGCTGGCGCTCAAGCAGCAGGGCATAGCCGACGGCGAAGCCGCTAAAATTTTGGGTATAACCGCTACCCAATTCCAAAAACAGTGGACTAAGCTGCTAGAGCACGCCTGGGAAATACGTAACGTTTAG
- a CDS encoding tyrosine-type recombinase/integrase has translation MYSKNSGRAPKGSVGIESFRGRLRIRLPRHLYDGKQKYLSTDLADTDINRRVVDAKAKLIESDIALERFDYTLAKYGKPKPPQLTVLEPLKPQSMTVMDLWERYAAHKLPGLKAKTQEKYDNLTRLYRKLGDLTIDEPLIVKQKLEQVTTIYRTKDGLMYLAAACRWGKKHKLVAANPFEGMAQELPQYRYQVDPKPNAFTEEERDRVIAAFQNDNRKGMNYRLYAPFVEFLFCVGCRPSEAIGLQWQHISEDFGTINFEGSLVQIGNRRVRSKGSKNNKTRQIAVSPRVQTLLQSIAPENPNPTQLVFPSRDGDSISYRNFSRRGWTKITTPIKPDTTPYSCRDTFITTQLIKGVPSAVIAKWCDTSTQMIDKNYADKLKLSQLRPKD, from the coding sequence ATGTACAGCAAAAATTCAGGTAGAGCGCCTAAGGGATCTGTTGGCATTGAATCCTTTCGAGGCCGACTTCGGATACGCCTGCCCCGGCATCTCTATGACGGCAAGCAAAAGTACCTCTCCACCGATCTGGCAGATACAGACATTAATCGGAGAGTAGTCGATGCCAAAGCTAAACTCATTGAGTCAGACATAGCCTTGGAGCGATTTGATTACACCCTGGCAAAATACGGTAAGCCTAAGCCACCCCAGCTAACGGTGCTAGAGCCCCTCAAGCCTCAAAGCATGACGGTGATGGACCTCTGGGAACGGTATGCCGCTCACAAACTGCCCGGTCTAAAAGCCAAAACTCAGGAAAAATATGACAACCTCACCCGGCTGTATCGGAAGCTGGGCGATTTGACTATCGATGAGCCGCTGATAGTCAAACAAAAGCTGGAGCAGGTCACCACCATTTACCGCACCAAAGACGGGCTGATGTACCTAGCTGCTGCCTGCCGCTGGGGCAAAAAGCACAAGCTGGTTGCTGCCAACCCCTTTGAGGGAATGGCCCAAGAGCTACCCCAGTATCGCTATCAGGTGGATCCTAAACCCAATGCTTTTACGGAAGAAGAGCGAGACCGAGTGATCGCAGCATTTCAGAATGACAACCGCAAAGGCATGAACTACCGTCTCTACGCTCCTTTTGTGGAGTTCCTATTCTGTGTGGGCTGTAGACCCAGTGAGGCAATCGGGTTGCAGTGGCAACATATCTCAGAGGACTTCGGCACCATCAACTTTGAGGGGTCGTTGGTACAAATCGGCAATCGGCGTGTTCGCAGCAAAGGAAGCAAGAATAATAAAACGCGGCAAATTGCTGTTTCCCCGCGAGTACAAACCCTGCTGCAGTCTATAGCGCCTGAGAATCCAAACCCTACACAACTTGTTTTTCCGTCGCGGGACGGTGACTCGATCAGCTATCGGAATTTTTCCCGGAGAGGCTGGACAAAGATCACAACCCCCATCAAGCCGGACACAACCCCCTACTCCTGTAGGGATACATTTATCACTACCCAGCTGATTAAAGGGGTGCCAAGTGCGGTGATCGCCAAGTGGTGCGATACCTCCACCCAAATGATCGACAAAAACTATGCAGATAAGTTGAAGCTCTCCCAGCTTCGACCGAAAGACTAG
- the glnA gene encoding type I glutamate--ammonia ligase, with protein MATPADILKWIEDDGIELIDLKFIDMPGIWQHLTLHKSQIDEGSFTDGVAFDGSSIRGWKAINESDMMMVPDPDTAWIDPFMAEPTLSMICTIKEPRTGELYSRCPRAIATKAIEYLKSTGIGDTAFFGPEAEFFIFDDVRFDQNEHSAYYYVDSVEGRWNTGREEVGGNLAYKPRYKEGYFPVAPTDTSQDMRSEMLLTMAKLGVPIEKHHHEVATGGQCELGIRFGRLIEAADWLMIYKYCIKNVAKKWGKTVTFMPKPLFNDNGSGMHTHQSIWNNGEPLFAGDRYAGLSQTALWYIGGILKHAPALLALTNPTTNSYKRLVPGFEAPVNLAYSQGNRSASVRIPLSGDNPKAKRLEFRCPDATSNPYLAFAAMLCAGIDGIKNQIDPGDPLDVDIYDLSPEELAKIPSTPGSLLDALKALEADHSFLTSTGVFTEDFISNWIEYKLDNEVNPMRLRPHPYELALYYDC; from the coding sequence ATGGCAACCCCAGCAGACATCCTGAAATGGATTGAGGATGACGGCATTGAGTTAATCGATCTGAAATTTATTGACATGCCCGGCATCTGGCAGCACCTCACCCTGCACAAGAGCCAGATTGACGAGGGCAGCTTTACCGATGGGGTAGCCTTCGACGGCTCCAGCATTCGGGGCTGGAAGGCTATCAACGAGTCAGACATGATGATGGTGCCCGATCCCGACACCGCCTGGATCGACCCCTTCATGGCGGAGCCGACCCTGAGCATGATCTGCACCATTAAAGAGCCCCGCACCGGGGAGCTATACTCCCGCTGCCCCCGGGCGATCGCCACCAAGGCGATCGAGTACCTCAAGTCCACGGGCATTGGCGACACCGCCTTCTTTGGCCCCGAGGCAGAATTCTTTATCTTTGACGACGTGCGCTTCGACCAGAACGAGCACTCGGCCTACTACTACGTCGATAGCGTCGAGGGCCGCTGGAACACGGGCCGCGAAGAGGTCGGCGGCAACCTGGCCTACAAGCCCCGCTACAAAGAGGGCTATTTCCCCGTTGCCCCCACCGATACCTCCCAGGACATGCGCAGCGAAATGCTGCTGACCATGGCCAAGCTGGGGGTGCCCATCGAGAAGCACCACCACGAAGTGGCGACCGGCGGTCAGTGCGAGCTGGGCATTCGCTTTGGTCGGCTGATTGAAGCCGCCGACTGGCTGATGATCTACAAGTACTGCATCAAGAACGTCGCCAAGAAGTGGGGCAAAACCGTCACCTTCATGCCCAAGCCCCTGTTTAACGACAACGGCTCCGGCATGCACACCCACCAGTCAATCTGGAACAACGGCGAGCCGCTGTTTGCGGGCGATCGCTACGCCGGTCTCAGCCAGACCGCCCTGTGGTACATCGGCGGCATTCTCAAGCACGCCCCCGCCCTGCTGGCGCTGACCAACCCCACCACCAACTCCTACAAGCGTCTGGTGCCTGGCTTCGAGGCTCCAGTGAACCTGGCCTACTCCCAGGGCAACCGCTCGGCGTCGGTGCGCATTCCCCTCTCCGGCGACAACCCCAAGGCCAAGCGCCTCGAGTTCCGCTGCCCCGACGCCACCTCGAACCCCTACCTGGCCTTTGCCGCCATGCTCTGCGCCGGCATCGACGGCATCAAAAACCAGATCGACCCCGGCGACCCGCTGGATGTGGACATCTACGACCTCAGCCCCGAAGAGCTGGCCAAGATTCCCTCCACCCCCGGCTCGCTGCTCGATGCCCTCAAGGCCCTCGAAGCTGACCACAGCTTCTTGACCAGCACCGGCGTCTTCACCGAAGACTTCATTAGCAACTGGATCGAGTACAAGCTCGACAACGAAGTCAACCCCATGCGCCTGCGGCCCCACCCCTACGAGCTAGCTCTCTACTACGATTGCTAG
- a CDS encoding helix-turn-helix domain-containing protein, with protein sequence MDLSTQTLTGTLRQVRKARRLSQLELSLRLGVSQRHVSFVESGRAKPSRELLLAWLQELDAPLVVRNEVMLQAGYAPVYTAALLDDPALEQINSALERLLSAHDPMPALVIDEYWNLLRLNRGGQWLAAVLMPGAADLPNDEPINLLDLLSHPEGFAKPIVNLEEVGPPLLAHLRHEASGQPAIAPRVDAFEAMLHRRLGKENIQVNWSRPTAPVLTTRYATEYGELAFFSMFTTFGTPQDITLASLRVEHLFAADEATHGVLRAQVQ encoded by the coding sequence ATGGATTTGTCTACCCAAACCCTAACCGGCACCCTGCGCCAGGTGCGTAAAGCGCGGCGGCTGAGTCAGCTAGAGCTGTCGCTACGCCTGGGGGTGTCGCAGCGGCACGTGAGCTTTGTCGAAAGTGGCCGCGCCAAACCCAGCCGCGAGCTGCTGCTGGCCTGGCTACAAGAGCTAGATGCACCTCTGGTGGTGCGCAATGAGGTGATGCTGCAAGCGGGCTACGCGCCGGTCTACACCGCTGCGCTGCTGGATGACCCAGCCCTGGAGCAAATCAACTCGGCCCTGGAGCGGCTGTTGTCTGCCCACGACCCGATGCCCGCGCTGGTGATCGACGAGTACTGGAACTTGCTGCGTCTAAACCGGGGCGGCCAGTGGCTGGCGGCGGTGTTGATGCCCGGGGCCGCTGACCTACCCAACGACGAGCCCATCAACTTGCTCGATCTGTTGTCTCACCCGGAGGGGTTTGCCAAACCAATCGTCAATTTAGAGGAGGTCGGCCCCCCGCTGCTGGCGCACCTGCGCCACGAGGCCTCTGGGCAACCGGCGATCGCGCCCAGGGTAGACGCTTTTGAAGCCATGCTGCACCGTCGCCTGGGCAAAGAGAATATCCAGGTAAACTGGTCGCGACCCACAGCCCCCGTGCTGACGACCCGCTACGCCACTGAGTATGGCGAACTCGCGTTTTTTAGTATGTTTACAACTTTTGGCACACCGCAAGATATCACCCTGGCGTCGCTGCGGGTGGAGCATTTGTTTGCCGCCGATGAGGCCACCCACGGGGTGCTCAGAGCGCAGGTTCAGTAG
- a CDS encoding DUF2834 domain-containing protein, translating into MQRSLIAFTLIVFGALSAVALWQSGYWGILAPHFQSFAEGQVLADLVIALSLVMVWMWRDAKATGRNPWPWIIATLTTGSFGPLFYLLTRKSAAAEKVG; encoded by the coding sequence ATGCAGCGCAGTTTGATCGCCTTCACCCTGATTGTGTTTGGGGCACTGAGCGCCGTAGCGCTTTGGCAGTCTGGGTACTGGGGCATTCTTGCTCCCCACTTTCAAAGTTTCGCGGAAGGCCAAGTCTTGGCCGATTTGGTGATTGCCCTCAGCCTGGTCATGGTTTGGATGTGGCGAGATGCCAAAGCAACGGGCCGCAATCCCTGGCCATGGATCATCGCCACCTTAACCACAGGCTCGTTTGGGCCTTTGTTCTATCTGCTCACCCGCAAATCGGCAGCGGCTGAAAAAGTTGGGTAA